A stretch of DNA from Fibrobacter sp.:
CTTTTCAAAACGGTCCGGTGCCGCTTCCGCGTCCGATCGGGGAATTCGCTTACAGGATGTTCATTCTGAATGACAGGCCGGATGACAATGTACAACTGGGGTTGAAGGGTGGAGAGGACACAGAAGGTGCAGAGAATTTTACCAATAACTCTTCTGAGATAGTTTTCATTGGCTATGCCGGGAGAGGACCATCTCTGGATGAAAAAGTCTGGCGTGGGACATACGTCAAGGATGGACTGCTTGTGGTCAATCATGTCGGTCCCAATGGGGTTGTGGAAACAATATCCAGGCCTGCTCCCTATATTGCAGACAGTGAGATTAAAAAGGCTTCGAAAGGGAAGACAACCTCTTCCGGAACCACTTTTCACATAAAATTTGCTCTGCCTGCTCTGAAAAAGACACCGTCCCGGACAGCAGGCTTTTCGGTCCGATGCAGCGGAATCAGCCAGACATTCTCATCAATAGTGATCAATGATCTTGAGAAACAGGCCCAGAAATATCTTGATGATACAAAAGCAGCGACTTTAAGCCGCACAGTTGTTAGAGTAGTACTGAGGACTATTGCGGCACAGAAGGCAAAGGCGGAGATTCAAACCGGGAATGCTCTTGCCAATCTGTTTCTGAATGTGGGAACCGATGTACTGACTGACCAGATGGAGCGGGCAGACACACGGAGCTGTTTTCTTCTTCCCAGGACAGTACAGATTGCCAGGATTCCTGTTAAACCAGGCACCTATTCGCTTGATGTCTCTACTCATGATAAATCAGGAAACATTATCGGAACCAGGAAATTTGTGGATGTAGAGGTGAAAGCACGCAGGAAGACTTTTGTGTTTTATTCATCATTCAAGTAATATCCTGATTTGCATGGTTAAAGGATTAACTTGATTCAATCAGAGACAAGAAGGATTTTTTATATATTCAGGAAACAATGATGAATCAGGTTGATTTTTTTGTGGAGTAATATATATTATTCTTCTTTTATACAGGAAGGACATTTAACATTTCAACTCTAACGTATCCGTATTGAAACGGGTAAGGAGGTTTTATGAAGAAGTTTGCGGTTGCTGCACTGGCGATCTCAGTGAGTTTAAGTCTTATCGGTTGTGGATTACTTGATCTAACCGAATCTAAATCAGCAGATATTTCCGTGAGTGTACCCTCAACTTTGCAGAAAGGTACCAGGACGGGAGTTACCGGTGAGATAAGTGCACCAGATGAAATCGCCTCGGTTGAAATTACAGTACAAACTTCCTCTGGTACAAGTGTGTCGAAAAGCCAGATCGAAGTAGAATATCCGACGATTTTTGGTGTTAAATCTTTTAAATTTAAAGATGAAGATCGAATCTATATCAAAGTTGCTTCTTCTGCTCAAGCCGGTGACTATAAATTGGTGGTTTCTGTTACCGACATCAATAACAGTAACACAACACTTTCTTTTAATTTTACAGTAGGTGGCGGCAGCACAGGAACACAGGTTGTGGAAGGTACCTTTACTCTCGGAGCACATGATCATCCCACGGTGGGGAGCTCAGTAGATCTTGATAATGGTCAGGTAATGCTCGCAGCAGCCGCAAGAGCAGCAAATTCCGGTGTTGATATTGTTTACACATATTCTTCAAAAGTCAGCAGCCCGGTTCTTATGACCCCTGTGTATGCTAAAAATGAGAGTGGTATTACTGCATTTGCAGAGTGGGTAAATCCCAATAACACTAAGTTCCATAAGGTAAATGTGGATTATGATGATATCACCACTAAAGAGGAGATTGAGGCTCTGTTTGATGCATCAAAAGTCGTTTCTGATGGCCGCCTCCAGGTTTCAGCCGGTGATGTTGTTGTTGTAAAGACAGATGAGGGTGCATATGTGTTGGTTGAGATCGTAACTGTTTCATCTGATGCAAAGGGCACGGCAAATTTCAAATACGCAAAGTAATCTAACTGACAGATTACCATCTTTTAAAAAAAAAAAAGGACACTTCGGTGTCCTTTTTTATTCGGGGTCGGTATCGGAATCGGTATCAATTCCCCTTTTAACAAAATTTTCGATACTGATTCCGATACCGATTCCGACACCGACCGGAGAAATGGGAGGCTAAAGTGTCTGCGGAATCATGTTCAGTCTTCAACGGGCAGTAAGATCAAACGATAGAGCAGCTTTTCTGATACTTTCGTAATCACAGGATTCGATCCACTCTTTTCTGAACAACTGTCCTCCTATTCCGATGCCGTCTGTTCCTGCCTGGATATAATCGGGAAGGTTCTGAGGAGTCACTCCGCCGCAAGCCAGGAGTTTTACGTTTGTGAAAGGAGCTTTTAATTCCTTTATATAATCAGGTCCACCCATCGCTTTAACCGGAAAAACCTTTACCATTGTAGCTCCTGCTTCCCAGGCATTCAGTATTTCAGTAGGAGTGAGCGCTCCCGGGAATACAGGAATATTGTGGTTTCTGCAATACCCGATAACTTCAAGGTTGACTACAGGAGAAATGATAAACTGTGCCCCGGCTTTGAGAGCTTCTTTGGCTTCATTGAGATTGGTTACTGTCCCTGCGCCGATCTGTGCTTTACCGTTAAATTCCCTTGCTGCAACGGAAATCAGCTTTACAGCATCAGGGGTGTTCATGGTAATTTCCAGATAATAAAAGCCCCCTTCCAGTGCTGCCTGGAAGGCGGGCAGGAGGTTGTGTTCCGGAATTCCCCGTGCGATGCCGATTTTCAGCACTTAAGCACCTGTGATCTCGTGTTCCGTTTCCGGGGTGGTGAGCATGTCGTAAAATTTGACGAAGTTGTCTCTTTCAGGAGAATCGCGGAAAGCGATTGCTACCCGTGGATGTTCATTGCGCATTCCACTGATCATATAAGGTATGATATAGCCCCATTCGATTTTCTTTTGAAGAGGCAGGTAATGTTCCTGAATGAGCTGCAGCACCGGGCGGATATAGTATTTGGGATTCTGCAGAAAACTAAGCATAAGTTCCAGACAGCAGTTCCCCGGTCCTCTTCCAATACCATACACAGACGCGTCGATCATATTGGCACCGTCGATTATGGCCTGGATAGTGTTGCCAAATGCAAGCTGACGGTTATTATGTGTGTGTATCCCGATAGATTTTCCGGGCAGGGCTTCCTTGTATTTATTAACAAGAAAAGAGATATCTTCACAGTACATAGCTCCGTAGGAGTCAACTACGTAAATGATGGGGATATCGGTTTTGCTCAGGTCATTGAGTGCCTCATCGATCTCCCGTTCCAGGTTTGTGGAAACAGCCATGATGTTCACTGTGGTCTCATATCCCTTGTCAGCTATCATCCTGCATGTTTGGATCGCTTTGTCAATGTCTTTGATATAACAGGCAACCCGGATCATGCTGAAGGGGGACTGATCTCTGGGATGAATATCTTCACTCTTTACTCTTCCGATATCAACCATGCAGGAGAGTTTCATTTCAGATTCGATACCATCGATTACTCTCTTGATATCCTCATCATCGCAGAATCGCCATTTGCCAAACACTTTGGGATCGAACTGCTCTTTGGAAGCCTTGTAGCCCATCTCCATGTAATCTATTCCGGCACTGCTTAGTGCCTGATAGGTAGCCCTTACAAATTCATCACTGAATTGCCACTTATTGAGCAGTCCACCATCACGAATAGAGCAATCTAAAAGCTTGATTTCCGGCCGATACACCATTTCCTCCTCAATTCTATAGAATAAAAAGTAAAAATATATAACGGCAGTGATAACTGTGTTTTGGTAAATCCTTTCGGGTATTTTGGCTTGAGAAAAAGAGATTTCCACGGAGGTGCAGAGACACGAAAAGGAGGGGAGGGGAAATTCAAAAAAAGACCGTAAAGGATGACTAAGTAGAAAAAATAATGTAAATTATTCTTATTAGCTTCACTTAATGAGTTTTACCCTTCTTGGAGAATACATGAATCGATATACAGCGATTTATTTCCTGACAGGTGTACTGTTATCTATTTGCAATCTCCAGGCAGCTACCTATACGGTATCCAAGAACGGTACCGGGCAGTTTACCTCTGTGCAGGCAGCGATATATGCTGCGGGTGCAGATGGAAGCAGCAGTGGTGATGAGGTAGTTATTTTGGACACTGCGACTTACGAAGAGCAGGTTACAATTGACAGTTCCTGCAGCGGTTTGACAGTACGGTCATCGAACCCCAAATCATTGAGAAAACCCGTTATCAGGTAAAAGAAGTTATCCATATCCAGCCTACTACCTGTGAGGAAGCTAAAAATTCAGAAACCATCAATTTTGACCAGAATGGTGCTTTCAGGGTGATGCGGGCGCGCAGAATCACCATCGATGGTATCGGGGTTGACGGGGGAGAATCGATTGTTTTCGGTGCAGATGGAATCTGGGGTGTAGATTTGCTTTTCAGCATGGTAATGCCGCTATAACATTGTGGATTGCAGGAGATGTTGTAATTCGTAACTGTGACATTCGTAATGCCTTTTTTGGTATGATCCAGAGCTTAAATGTTTGGGTGAACCTGGTGGAAGACGCAGATTACTGGTAAATATGCCCATGAATATGGATTATGCTCATTACAGGGGATATGAGGGAAAACCGATCTATGAAAAGATAGATGGGGAAATGAAGTGGTGGGATGAAGAAAAAGGCAAATTTAAAAAAGTGAGTAGAAAAGATGAACTAATGTGGGAACGTTTTGCGTTGCAAAACTAAAGAACAGCCAGTGCTTTTTATTCTTCAAATGGATCGTTGATTTCTTTCTATCATTATGATCCCCGTGCTCATCTTGATAACTGGAGGTTGCCATTTGAACAAAATCTGATTCAGACAGCACATTTATCGAGTTTCCCGTTAAATCTTCCAGCAGTTGGTATCAAGATGTATACGGCGCTTGGGTATCAGCCTTGTGACCCTAAATTAAGATTTCCATGGCATGATTACTATTCTCTTTGTGAAAGTGGCCGGATACCTGTCATATGTCATGGATCCCGCAATGGGATGACAACACACGATATGCCACATTACTATGACCGACAGTTTCCTGAAATTAGAATTTATAATAACAAAGTTAAAAAGATCTGGTTTGAAAACACCTTTATCAGTCCTCATGCATGGGAACCGGTTCTTCAGAATCATCCCAATCTTTATTTGTGCCTTGCACATTTCGGGGGAGATACATTCTGGGATAAAAGGGATAATTTAAGCTGTGACTTGTACTGGGAAGACCTGACATGTAATGATGATCCTATGAATTGGATTGCATGTTTACTTAATCTGATGAAAAAATACAATAATTTCTATGTTGACTTATCCTATTTTCTGTTTGAATCTTCAGCAATAGAATTTTTCAAGAAAGCTCTGGCATTTGATCCTGTCGTTAAGGAGCGAATTCTATTTGGGACAGATTGGTGGATGTACACTATTAAGCGTCCATATAAAAAGGGAAAAGGTTATTTAAAATATGTTAAGACCATGTGTCAGAGGATCCTGGCTCTTAATGATAAAAGTCTGTTAAACTCAATAGGTGTAAATGATTCCAGAGAATTGCTTGCATATTTCATGACGATCAATCCCATGCGATTCTTGCAGATCAAGCAATATGCAGAAAAACTGGAGCAGATTTATTATCGACATAAAGATGTGAGGAGAAACGGCTGGAGATTTGAACTTTCTGACTGGATAAACAAAGTACCGGAGAAAATCGAGGAATTTTACAAATGACATCATAGAAAATACTGATTGCGGCAGTATGCTGCCTGTCTTTTACATGCAAGGAACAGAATATGAATAATAAACTCTTTCCTCAAAATCCTGCAGTGATACCTTTTGCAATGGGCCAGATTTTTCATCTGTTTCCTGTTCTCAGGGAAAACTCCATCGGTCTGGTATATGGTGAGCAGTGGGCAATAGCAGAAGTAAAAGAGGATAATGTTGAACTTGATGTCTTTCCTGAAGAAGAATTCGAATGCTCTATCTGTAAAGCGTTGAATCAGAAATCTAATTCAATGCTTTTTGTGCGATCACCGAAATCAGTTTTAATGCTTGATTGGAACAGTAAAAAGCTCGAAGCTGAATTTATGGATTTCAGTAAATCGTCCGGTATCGGTATTGAAAATACCAAGGTTATAGATCATAGTAATGGAATTGTACTTTCGTTGTTTTTTCATGATGATAAAAATATGGACTTTCATTACTATTTTGTGATCGATGACATCTTTAACCGGAAACGGCTAAAGGAAGTACCGATTCCAAAGCACATACCGCCCCTGGATTTTTTTCTAACTCCCTCGTTTGTTTTTTATCAATATGTATGGGAGGATTTTGAATCTCCATGGATAGTCCTTGATAATGATTTGAATGAAACCAAACACCCCCTGGCAGACCTGCTTAATGATTATGCGAAAAAGATGGTTTTTTATGCCTCCCGTGATCTGGTTTATATTTCGGAACCACTTGAACACGCTCTTATTATTGCTTATAATCAAATCACAAAAACGGATAATCTTTATCTGGCCCGATGGTACAAAGAACCTGAAATTATTCCTGTTCCGTTTGACTCATTTTAACAAACGGAGGATCGAGGCTGGTAAAATCACCAAACAACAACACAATTTCTCCTTCAGGTAAATGGGTATATTTTGCTACTGGTGATGGCAGCAGATCACCGGATAACCATTATCTGATCTACCTAGATCCCCAATTGCCACAAGGATCTTTACCACCTTTCAAACTGAAAGTCGAAGGGGAAGTCAGTGCTGCAAGCTGGGTGACAAAGCCTGAAGCTTTAGTGTTGTACATAGATGGAAAGCTTTGTGTCTACGATCTCTCCCGTTTCAGTCCATAGAAGCAAGACTGAGGGATTGAGGAAAAGTTGCCTTGACATATCAATGCATTTTGCCAGATCTCTGAATTTTGGTAAACAGGAACATTCTATATTCCTACTTTATTATCCTCTTCCTCAATCGCCTTATACCCGGCCAAGCGGTTAAAACTGTAAAGATCGCCATCATGAGAAGGTCGAAGAGAATAACAGACTGGAATTGACCCAGGATAAGCGCTCTGACAGGGCGTACCGCGTGGGTTAAAGGGAAAAATTCCGCGGCTATCCTCAGAACTGGCGGAAGGTTCTCAAGCGGAAAAATGACTCCGGAAAAGAAGAACATGGGGGAGAGAAAACCTGTAAAGTAAAAATTGAAATGGTTGATATTGGTAACAAAGGTTGTAATAAGAAGAGAGATGGAAGCAAACATTAGCCCGGTTAAAAAACCTATGATCGGTGCGACAAGGCCTTGAATAGGGATCAGGCCGAAAGCTGTCTCAACCAGAATCACTGCAAGGGAGAAAAACAGGCCTTTTGTGCCGGCCCACAGTATCTCTCCTGTCATAATATCTCCCACTCCCAGTGGAGCCGAAATCATCCCGTCATAAACCCGGTCAAATTCAAGCCTGATAAAAGTTCCGTAAGAGCATTCAAACGCGGATGTAAACATTGCCGCGGTAATAGGCAGGCCTGTAGCCAGAAATGTCACGTATGGTATTCCGCCCATCTCACTTATATACCTGCTCATCCCCAGACCTATTCCTGCCAGGAATATAAGAGGTTCAAGAAAAGGGGGAAGGCCATTGCTTATCAGGTTTTTTGTGTATACCCGGTAATGACGGTACCATACGCTTGAAATCCGCTTTGTAAAAGGAGGATAGAGTATAGCCTTATTGGGCTGCATTGAGTGTACTCCCGGTTATCTTCAAAAACAGATCCTCAAGATTTGACTGACGAAGGAAGTATTCTCCGGGGTTGAGCCTGGAACTTACATTGTGGAGAATCTCCTGATCTTTTCCGAAAATCCTCACCACAGTTCCTCCCTGGTCAATCCTTACCTCAGACGGTAGAGATTGGCTTATTCTGGAGAAAATTTCAGGTGTGTTAACTTCAAGAACGAATGGCTCGATATGTTCCCGGATAAGCTCATGAGGGTTCCCCTCAAGGTGTTTTTCACCTTTGTCCATTATTATTATTCTGTCACAGATCTGGAATGCCTCTTCCATGTAATGAGTTGTTAGAAGAATGGTCATGCCTTTCCGCTTGAGTTCCCGCAGTTTATCCCAGATAAGGTGCCTTACCTGCGGGTCCAGTCCGGTAGTGGGCTCATCGAGTATCAGCAAACGTGGGTTGTTTAATAGCGCACGTGCGATTATCAGCCTTCGTTTCATCCCACCCGACAGCTCTTTTATCCGTGCCTTGTGCTTGTCAGAGAGTTCCATGAAATGAAGCAGCTCATTAATTCTACCCAGTGCCTGTTTTGTGGGAATATTATAGAACCGGCAGAAGATAAAAAGATTCTGCTCTACATTAAGTTCCTCATCCAGGTTATTCTCCTGAGGAACAACACCGGATAAAAACTTTATAGCCAGTGGATTTACCTGTGGGTCAAAGCCAAAAACTGTTAATTTCCCAGTGGGCAGACAATCTCTTTCACTTGCTCCGTAGATCATCCTCATCATGGTACTTTTTCCGGCACCATTGGGGCCAAGCATTGCGAAGCACATCGATTCCGGGACAGTGAAGCTCAGCTCTTTCACCGCTCTTACCGGTCCATAACATTTATTCACCCGTTCAGCAATAATTACTGGTTCAGACATTCTTTACCTGTTGAATAGGTTCAGCATCTATCGAAACTCATGAGAGATGAGGTTAAATATAGTAATGCGCCCTCCACTTCTTGTCCATGTTCTATTCTCTAGTGTATTTTAATTAAATCATCCCAAATTCAAAATGGAGAAAATATGAAAAAGTGGTCAGCCGGAAAGATCATTGGAATAGTTCTTTTAACTCTGGTAGTGCTCATTATCGCTGGGGTAGCGGCCTTATTCCTTTTATTCCCGCCCCAGAAAATAAAATCGCTTGTGATTCCTCCAGTTGAAAAAGCGCTGGGCAGAACGGTTGAAATTAAAAAAGCCGGTTTTACTCTGTTTCCAAATATCGGAGTCTCACTATCCGGCGTCGAGATTTCCAACACCACCCGTCCCGGGTTTTCTTCCGATCCCTTTGCCCGTCTGGAGGAGTTCAATATCAGCATCAATGTTGCATCGATTTTCAAAGGACGTCCGGAGATTGGGAAAATAGTCATTTCCGGGCCTCAGATTCTCCTTGAGACTGATTCCGCAGGTTCTTTCAATTATGCGGATATCAAAGCTCTTGAGAAAGACAGCAGTGCGGCAGTAAAAGAGGGCAAAAAGAGCAGTGGTATGCCGATGCTTCCAGTTCCAATGACTCTTAAAAAGCTGGTTATAGAGAATGGTGTTTTCATCTACAATGACCGTAAAACCGGTCAGCAGTTTACAGTTGGAGATATTGATTATGATCTGCGGCTTTCTATCGACAAGGCATTGAGGGAGATCAAACCTGTTGGTGATCTGCGTCTCAGTCAGGTATCTGTCAAGACAAAAGAGATC
This window harbors:
- a CDS encoding AsmA family protein, which codes for MKKWSAGKIIGIVLLTLVVLIIAGVAALFLLFPPQKIKSLVIPPVEKALGRTVEIKKAGFTLFPNIGVSLSGVEISNTTRPGFSSDPFARLEEFNISINVASIFKGRPEIGKIVISGPQILLETDSAGSFNYADIKALEKDSSAAVKEGKKSSGMPMLPVPMTLKKLVIENGVFIYNDRKTGQQFTVGDIDYDLRLSIDKALREIKPVGDLRLSQVSVKTKEIRKPLSKLSLTLNHDLLLDLVAGNLTLNQFRFTLQKLALNFSGSVTGLNDNPQFDISMDSDPVAIHDLLAEIPVEIVPVLAKLSASGTADLALSLKGALGDGKMPVQGSLKLNNVMIKYT
- a CDS encoding bifunctional 4-hydroxy-2-oxoglutarate aldolase/2-dehydro-3-deoxy-phosphogluconate aldolase, with translation MLKIGIARGIPEHNLLPAFQAALEGGFYYLEITMNTPDAVKLISVAAREFNGKAQIGAGTVTNLNEAKEALKAGAQFIISPVVNLEVIGYCRNHNIPVFPGALTPTEILNAWEAGATMVKVFPVKAMGGPDYIKELKAPFTNVKLLACGGVTPQNLPDYIQAGTDGIGIGGQLFRKEWIESCDYESIRKAALSFDLTAR
- a CDS encoding ABC transporter ATP-binding protein produces the protein MSEPVIIAERVNKCYGPVRAVKELSFTVPESMCFAMLGPNGAGKSTMMRMIYGASERDCLPTGKLTVFGFDPQVNPLAIKFLSGVVPQENNLDEELNVEQNLFIFCRFYNIPTKQALGRINELLHFMELSDKHKARIKELSGGMKRRLIIARALLNNPRLLILDEPTTGLDPQVRHLIWDKLRELKRKGMTILLTTHYMEEAFQICDRIIIMDKGEKHLEGNPHELIREHIEPFVLEVNTPEIFSRISQSLPSEVRIDQGGTVVRIFGKDQEILHNVSSRLNPGEYFLRQSNLEDLFLKITGSTLNAAQ
- a CDS encoding nucleoid-structuring protein H-NS produces the protein MYRPEIKLLDCSIRDGGLLNKWQFSDEFVRATYQALSSAGIDYMEMGYKASKEQFDPKVFGKWRFCDDEDIKRVIDGIESEMKLSCMVDIGRVKSEDIHPRDQSPFSMIRVACYIKDIDKAIQTCRMIADKGYETTVNIMAVSTNLEREIDEALNDLSKTDIPIIYVVDSYGAMYCEDISFLVNKYKEALPGKSIGIHTHNNRQLAFGNTIQAIIDGANMIDASVYGIGRGPGNCCLELMLSFLQNPKYYIRPVLQLIQEHYLPLQKKIEWGYIIPYMISGMRNEHPRVAIAFRDSPERDNFVKFYDMLTTPETEHEITGA
- a CDS encoding ABC transporter permease produces the protein MQPNKAILYPPFTKRISSVWYRHYRVYTKNLISNGLPPFLEPLIFLAGIGLGMSRYISEMGGIPYVTFLATGLPITAAMFTSAFECSYGTFIRLEFDRVYDGMISAPLGVGDIMTGEILWAGTKGLFFSLAVILVETAFGLIPIQGLVAPIIGFLTGLMFASISLLITTFVTNINHFNFYFTGFLSPMFFFSGVIFPLENLPPVLRIAAEFFPLTHAVRPVRALILGQFQSVILFDLLMMAIFTVLTAWPGIRRLRKRIIK
- a CDS encoding amidohydrolase family protein, with product MYTALGYQPCDPKLRFPWHDYYSLCESGRIPVICHGSRNGMTTHDMPHYYDRQFPEIRIYNNKVKKIWFENTFISPHAWEPVLQNHPNLYLCLAHFGGDTFWDKRDNLSCDLYWEDLTCNDDPMNWIACLLNLMKKYNNFYVDLSYFLFESSAIEFFKKALAFDPVVKERILFGTDWWMYTIKRPYKKGKGYLKYVKTMCQRILALNDKSLLNSIGVNDSRELLAYFMTINPMRFLQIKQYAEKLEQIYYRHKDVRRNGWRFELSDWINKVPEKIEEFYK